A window of Sedimentibacter sp. MB31-C6 genomic DNA:
AAAAGGAACTAAGAAATGTGAGACGTGAGATAGGAATGATATTTCAACATTATAATTTAATTGACAGGCTCACTGTAATGCAGAATGTTCTCCACGGAAGATTAGGTTATATGAATAATTTTTGTGGTATATTTGACCTTTACAGTCAAGAGGATAGAATCAGGACACTGGAAATATTAAAAAGGGTAGGTCTAGAAAATGAAGTGTTAAAAAGATCAGATCAGCTTAGTGGAGGACAAAAACAAAGGGTTGCTATTTCTAGGGCTATGGCACAAAATCCTTCTCTAATGCTTGCAGATGAACCTATCGCAAGTCTAGATCCTATATCTTCAGGTGTTGTAATGGATTATTTGCATAACATTTGTACAGAAGATGGAATATCGGCTATTGTTAGTCTTCATCAGGTAGATTTTGCATTGAAATATGCTACAAGAATTATTGGAATTAGAGAAGGTCTGATTGTATATGACGGAAAACCAGAAAATTTATCTGAAGAAATGATTAATGAAATTTATAAAAAGAATGGAAGTCAAAGTTTTGCCGATGATAAGGATGAACCTGTATATAAGAATGCAATTGCAGTTTAAAAAGAAAAGGAGAGTTTTTTAATGCAATTTCAATTAAAACATACTAAAGAGCTTATACCTCTAAAAAAAGATAGTAATTTACGTACATGGTTATTTTGGATTGTTATAATTTTTATTACTCTTGCAACAGGATATACAACTGAATTTGATGTAAGAAAGGCAATTTTAGCCATGCCGGGAATATTCAGTTTTATCGCCGAGGATTTTTTACCTCCCGATATAACAGTTGTTCCAAAATTTATGGAATCCTTAATGGATACATTTTATATGGCATTCATTTCAACAACAACGGGGGCGGTTATAAGTGTGGTTTTAGCATTGTTGTGTGCATCTCCCACTTCACCATACAGGGTAGTTGAGTTTACTATAAGAATAATTGCTTCGGCTCTTAGAAATATCCCATCTCTGGCATGGACAATCATGTTAGTTCCTGCTTTTGGAATAGGAAAAACTGTAGGTTTGATGGCGCTTCTGATTGGAGCTATAGGAAGTATGACAAGATTTTTTACAGAAACTATTGAAGAGATAGATATGGGAAACATAGAAGCAATACGCTCTGTAGGTGGTTCTTATTGGCAGGTTTTAAAATGCGGTGTTTTACCTCAATGTTATCCTGGACTTATTGCATGGACATTATACAATTTTGAATTAGGCATACGTGCTTCAACAATTATCGGAATGGTTGGCGGAGGAGGTATAGGATTTTATATTCAGTCCACCATCAAGTTGTTTCAATATGATCAGGCTATGATGGCTGTACTTGTTGTAGCTATTGTTGTATTAATTGTAGAAGCTGCATCAAAAAAGATAAGGGAGCTAATAATGTGATTAAAAATACTGTAACTAAAAATATAGATATTACATCAAAGAAACAAAAGAATTTTTTAAGAATAACAATTCTAATTGTATTTATTATATATGTAATAAGTATAGTAAACCTTGATTTAAAATTAAACCTTGGACTTGAATATTTCTTAAAAGCTGTTGATATTATGTTTAGAATGATTCATTTTGATTTAAGTGAATGGAACGATGTTATATCAGCTGCATTAACTTCTTTATCTGTAGCAGTATTGGCAACTATTATTTCAGCTGTATTTGCCTTCTTTATGAGTTTCATTGCTGCTAGCAATGTTTCAAATAGTTTCGTTTCAAAAGTATGCAAAGGAGTGGCAGCATGGATAAGGGCTGTTCCTACTATAATATGGACATTGATATTTGTAGCTTATTTAGGTCTTGGACCATTTCCTGGTGTCTTAGGACTCAGTCTTCATAGTTTTGCATATTTGTTAAAGGCGTTTTCTCAATCTATCGAAGAAGTTAAAAAAGAAAATATTGAAGCTCTGCGGGCAACAGGTGCATCATGGGTTCTCGTTATGACAAAAGCAATTTTGCCTTCTATTGTGACATCTCTTATTTCATGGATTGCACTTAGATTTGAAATCAATGTGGCAGAATCCTCTATTCTAGGTTTTGTAGGAGCAGGAGGTATTGGTCATGAGGTAAGTTCAAATATGAGGGGATTTCAATTTGAAAAGGCAGGATTTGTAGTATTGGTTGTTTTTCTTATGAGTTTTGGAATTGAAATGATTTTCCATAGGTTCAAGCTAAATGTTGATAAGAATCAATTTAAATAATAAAGTAAAAAAGAGGTAATTATGAACAAAAGTATAATGTTTAAAATATTAGCCAAAAGTTCAAGAAAAGAAATTATTGAATTATCAGAAAATATTCAAAGAAATCATGAGGTTTTAGTAATAAAGGAACCAGCAAAGACTTTAGTAATGGTTAAGATGCATGAGCCTGTAGCAAATTCTAAATTTTATTTAGGTGAAGTTATAGCGTGTGAATCATTGGTCAAAATAGATGGTAAGTCAGGAATGGCAGTTACGGCAGGAGATGATTTTGACAAGGTACTGGCCATGGCGATAATTGATGCTGCATATAATGCTAAGGTTCCTGAAATAGACTGGCTTACGGAAAAATTAAATGAGATGAATAAAATAATTGATGATAAAGAAAAAAGAGAGTCAGCAATACATCTTAAAACTAAAGTTAATTTTAGAAATATGGGGGGTAATGATTATGGTACAAAATAGCATTACTTTTGATTATGTGCATGACTGCCAGGAAACATTTAGACTTATGCTTCATGCAATATCTAATCCAGGAGAAATAGTGAATATTAAAAATCATTCGGATAAATTAAAGGATGATTTTAGTCACATGCTATTACTGGCGGTTACATTGCTTGATAAGGAAACTAGTTATTGTGTTTTAGATAATGAAGAGCTGGACAAGTTGATAGCTCAATTGACTTATGCGTATTATAAAGATGAAAATGCTGATTATATATTTGTTAGTGAAAAATATTCTTATGAAAAAATGATTGATATTTTAATAAAGTCATCTCCGGGTACATTAGTTAATCCTCATGCAAATACTACATTGATAATATGTGATGATATGCTGGGAAATCCGATTTCATTATGTCTTGAGGGGCCTGGAATTAAAGATTCAAAAACAATTGAAGTATCTGATTATATTAAGCAATGGATTTCAACAAGGGATTTAATGGAATATGAATATCCTCTAGGCGTTGATTTATTCTTTATAACCAAGGAAGGTGAATTATTGTCAATACCAAGAAAAGTTAAAATGAAAGGGTGATGTAAAATGGCATATGTAGCAGTCGCAGGCGGACAAGAAGCAATAGAAGAGTCAATTAAACTTCTTAAATATTATCGAACAGAAGGAAATAACGAGTTAGAAATAGATACCATAAAAGATAAAATGAAACTATTAGTAGATAGGGTGATGTCTGAAGCTGGTTTTTATGCTCCTGATTATGCTGCGTTGGCTTTAAAGCAATGTGAAGGAAGTTTAGAGGAAGCGGTATTTTTAATAAGGGCATATAGATCAACGTTGAGCAGAAACTATTATTCAAACACGGTATATACTGAAAACATGAGAATAATTAGAAGAATCAGTGCTGCATTTAAGGATATACCTGGGGGACAAATTTTAGGACCAACTTATGATTATACTCACAGATTATTGAATTTTGACATAATTAATGAAACAAAAGAAGAAAAGGAACAATTGCGAAAAAGTTATGATGATGTTGAATATGAAGATATAACATTTACCAGGGTTTCTGATTTACTTAGAAATGAGAATTTATTGGAAGATACAGAAGATATTTTAAGTAAACCCTTTGATGTTACGTTGAACAATCTTACTTTTCCTGCACCAAGAAGTGCAATCCTGCAAACTATGGCTCGTGCTGATACCGGTTATATATCAGGATTAGCTTATAGCTCATTGAGAGGCTTTGGGTCGGTTCATCCTACAGTAGGTGAATTAAGAACAGGCTGGGTTTCTGTTGAAGTGCCATATATGCTGTCTGAAGGTGAAAGCATTTATGTCGGAGAGATATTAGTAACAGAAGTTGAATCCTTTGTATCTGCTTCTAAAAAGACTAATAATGAACATGATGAAATAAAAGTTGGCATTGGATATGGATGTGTGTTTGGAAGAAATGAAACAAAAGCAATATCAATGTCTATTCTTGACAGAGCTTTAAAGATTGAGGGAGATTCTCCGGTCAATGATGAAGAATTTGTTTTACTTCATGGTGACAGTTTAGAAATGAATGGCTTTTTATCACATCTAAAGCTTCCGCATTATGTAACATTTCAATCTAAACTGGATCAATTAAGAAAAAAGAAAGGGGAATAATAATGACAGAGTATAATCAACATTATAATTTTGCTTTTCTTGATGAAAATTCGAAAAGGGAAATTAGAAGAGCGGTTTTAAAGGCGGTTTCAATACCAGGTTATCAAGTACCCTTTGGATCAAGAGAGTTGCCGATAGGACGAGGTTGGGGTACAGGGGGATTGCAAATTACACTTTCATTAATAGGAAGAACTGACTGTTTAAAAGTTATAGATCAAGGCAGTGACGATAGTGTTAATGCTGTAAGTATTAAAAAATTAGTGGCTATCACAACTGGTGTTGAAACAACTACTGACAGTGAATATGCAACACTTATTCAATCAAGACATAGGATACCTGAAGAAAGATTAAGAAATAATCAAATTATGATTTTACAAGTACCTAATCCTGAACCATTAAGAAGTGTTTCTCCTAGCAATAAAATAAGTAAGAAATTACATTCAGAAGCAGAATATTCAGGCATATGGTTAAATTTTTATGAAGAAATTTTAAAGTACGGACATACAGTAACAGGTGCTGATCACCCGGTTATGGTATCTGGAAGATACGTCATGAATCCAAGTCCTATTCCAAGGTTTGATAATCCTAAGATTCATCAGTCAGATTGTCTTATACTGTTTGGAGCAGGAAGAGAAAAAAGAATTTATGCGGTGCCACCATATACTAACACATCATCTCTTGCGTTTGAAGATTATCCATTTGAAATTGAAAATGTAGAAGGTAGGTCGTGTAAATTTTGTAATGCCACAGGTGTTTATTTTGATGAGGTATTTGACAGTGAAACTAATGAACATTATTTTCAGTGTTCAGATTCCGGCTATTGCAATAAAAGACGCAATAAAAAGGAGGATGTTTAGTTGAATAATCCTAAGGAAATATTAAAAGTAAAAGATTTGGAAGTTAAATTTGGAGATGGATGTGTTTATTGTTTAAACGGAGGTGTTTTGGATAAAGGGCATTGTCCTCATTGCCATACTGTATGGGCATTAAATAAGGTGTCCTTTGATTTGTATGAAGGGGAGATACTGGGAATTGTAGGTGAATCAGGTTCTGGAAAAAGCACATTGCTTAGAGCTGTGTATTTTGACAGAAAGATAAACGGAGGAGAAGCATATATATCAGATTATGGTAATGGAAAAGTAAATATATTTGATATTTCTAGTCAGAAAAAAAGGTACATTAGAAATAGTTTAATGGGTATGGTTTATCAAAACCCTATAATGGGACTTAGAATGAATTTTTCAAACGGAGGCAATATATCTGAAAAGTTAATTGCTGCAGGAAGTAGGAAAGCAGATTCTATGACTAAACGAGCTAAATATTTATTAAGTCATGTAGAAGTTCCTGTAAGTAGGATTAAGGAAGAGCCAAGGAACTTTTCAGGAGGTATGCAACAAAGGGTTCAAATATCAAAAGCTCTTGCAAATAACCCACCTATATTGTTATTAGACGAAGTCACAACAGGACTGGATCTTAGCGTTCAGGCAAGGGTTTTAGACTTGATTAAAGGAATACAACAAGAACTTGGTATAGCAATGATTGTTGTAAGTCATGATTTATCTGTTATAAGAATGATGGCAGACAGAACATTAGTAATGTTAGAGGGAAGAATTATTGAAGAGGGTTTAACTGATCAAATACTTGAAGATCCAGCTGAAGAATTTACTCAGACACTTGTTCATTCACTTTTATAGATGGGAGAATTTTATGAAAAAACAGTTACAATATATACTAAATGTAAATATTATTGCACCTGAAACAGTATTAAATAATTATGGAATTATTATTAAAGATGATCGAATTTTAGAGGTGTTGCCAATGGATAATTTGGTAGTTTCTGAAATTAACAACAATAGTAATATTTATTATGGTGAAGGAGCTTACGTTTCGGCGGGGTTTATTGATATTCATTCTGACAATATTGAAACAGTGGTTCAACCAAGACCTACAAGTGTAATAGATTTTAGATTAGCTTTAAGTGAACATGAGAAACAACTTGTAAATCAGGGTATTACTACTATGTATCATTCATTGTCTTTTTTAAGGGCTGAGGGAGCTACAATGAGAGACAAAGAAGTCAGGAAGCCAAAAAAAATGAGAGAGATGGCAGAATTGATTAAAACACTTCATGAGGAAAATCATCTAATACGCCACAGATTTCATTGTAGATATGATATAAGAAACTGTGAGGGATATGATACGTTAATGGACTATATTGATAATGACTATGTTCATTTGCTTTCTTTTATAGATCATACGCCGGGGCAAGGACAGTATAGGAACTTGATAGGTTATAGGGAAAACCTATTGAATCACCAGCCAAATTTGGGAGAAAAACAAATAGATTCTTTGATTGAGAAAAGGATGGCTGTACCAAAGTTAAGTCAAGATAAAATTGAAAAAACAGCAACCCTTGCATATAATAAAGGAATTCCAATAGCTTCACATGATGATGATAGTGAAGCCAAAGTAGAATTTGTCAATTCTATATTGAAAGCTTATATTAGTGAATTCCCTGTTGAATTAAGCATTGCTAGAAAAGCAAAAGAAGAAGGTATGTATATTGTTGTGGGAGCTCCAAATGTCTTGATAGGCAAATCACATTCAGGAAATTTAACTGCTATTGAAGCAATTTTGGATGGCTCTGCAGATATTATGGTCTCTGACTATTATCCATCTGCAATGCTTCATGCTGTATTTAAGCTTTATTTACAGTATAATGTACCTCTTTGGAAAAGTATGAACATGGTTACTTTAAATCCTTCTAAGGCGGTAGGTATTGACAAGGATTTTGGTTCTGTTGAAAAGGGTAAAAAGGCGGATTTATTACTAATTAAATTAATAGATGAAAAACCTGCAATTACAAAGGTGTTTGTAGATGGACAATTAGTTTCTGAATTGAATTACAGGAGGTTAAAATATGCTTAAAGTAAATAAGTTAACAAAAGAGTTCAAAATGCATATTAGGGACGGCCTTGTTATTGAAGGATTCAATGATGTGACATTTACAGCACATGAAGGTAAACTGTTGGCTATAACAGGTGCTAGTGGTATTGGAAAGTCAACTCTTATTAAATGTATTTATAGAACATATAGACCTACTCAAGGTTCAGTTATTTATACAAAGAGTGATGGAACTGAGGTTAATTTGGCAAAGGCTGATGATCAGACTATATTAAAGCTAAGAAAGTCTGAAATAGGATATATTTCACAATTCTTAAATGTTATTCCTAGAGTTTCTGCACTGGATATTTTGACTAGTAGACTTTCTTCTAAATTATTTATAGAAACAGAAGCAAGAAGAATGGCTGAGTACTATCTGACAAAAGTAGGAATAAGCAAGACACTTTGGAATATGTACCCATCAACTTTTAGTGGTGGTGAAAAACAAAGGCTTAATATCCTTTTGGCTCTTGCAGCTAAACCTAAATTATTATTGTTAGATGAACCAACAGCATCCTTAGATATTAATTCTAAGGAAATTATTTTTGAGCTTATCTCAGATGCGAAAAAATCAGGAACAATAATGATTGGTGTTTTTCATGACAAGGATGCTATAAAAGCTTTGGCAGATAGCAGGTTTGACATGCTTGAGAATAAATTAGTTGCAGTTTCATAATAGTGATGAATGAAGGTGATTATATGAAAGTAGATTTGCATATTCACACAAATATATCAGACAGTGATTATTCAATAGAAGAAACTATTCGTATTGCCAAAGAAAATAAATTGAAATATATTGGTATAGTGAATCATGATACAGTAAAAGGATTAAAAGAAGCTATAGAAATAGGCAAGAAAAAGGAAGTTTGTATAATTCCAGGAATAGAAATTTCCGCGTATGACTTTAAAAGAAATAAAAAGGTTCATATATTAGGTTATAACTTTAATTTAAAGGCCGAAAATATTAAAGCATTGTGTAATCCGATAATTGAACGAAGAAATATCAACAGCATACGACAAATCAATATTTTAAGGAAAAATAATTATGATATAAGTATTGAAGAAGTACAGGATAAAGCAAAGTTCAGTACGTGTATATACAAACAACATATTATGGCAGTACTGATGGACAAAGGATACTGTTCTGAAATTTATTCTAATTTATATTGTAAGCTGTTTAAAAATGGTGGTATATGTTCAGGTGACATCGAATATGTTGATGCCTTTAAGGCTGTCGAAGCTATTAAAAATGATGAAGGCAAGGCAATTCTTGCTCATCCAGGACAACTAGATTCATATGAAATAATGGATGAACTGTGGAAGAGAGGTTTAGATGGTATAGAGCTGTATCACGAGGATCATAGTGCTGAAGATCTTATTAAAATACTAGAATATTCAGTAAATCACTCGGTTATATTAACTGGAGGAAGTGATTTTCACGGTACATATAGCGAAAATCATTCTTGTATAGGTAATATTACAGTTCCAGTCAACTTTGTGAGTCAGTTATTATAACCGGTAATTCAAATCTATTAGAAATTTTAGAAAGCATATCATTGAACTAGTAGTCACATTATGATATAATTACATACTAGAAAAGTATTTATGGAAGTAATTACAATGTAGGGGACGCATTGTATGCGTACCGCGAGATGCATACAATGTATCCCCTACATTTATTTTAAATTATGAACTGATATAGTAAGAGGCTGTTGTTAGGATATAGATTTTTGATGATAGAGAGATAAAAAAAGGAGATTAAATTAATGGCATATTTATTAAAACCATTTAACAATGGAAAAATTAATTTAAAAAACAGGCTGGTAATGCCGCCAATGGCTACTGCAAAGGCATACAATGATGGAAGGATTAGCCAAGACATACTAAATTATTATGATGAAAAATCAAAGGGTGGATACATTTCATTGATTATAATTGAACATAGCTTTATTTCAGAAGATGGCAAAGCATCCCTAAATCAGCTTTCTATTGCTGATGACAGTTTAATTAATGATTTAAAAAAGTTATCTAAAATTATACATAAGAATGGTTCTAAAGCAGTAATGCAAATTAATCATGCTGGAAGTTTAGCAAGAAATGAGGTCAACGAAAACCCTGTCGGACCGTCAGCAATATTAAATCCGAGAAAGTTGACAGGTATAATGCCAAGAGAACTTACAAAAGATGAAATTAAAGAGATTATCAATAGTTTTAAAAAGTCTGCAAGTCGTGTAAAAGAAGCCGGCTTTGATGGTGTAGAGATACATTCAGCTCATAGTTATCTTTTGAATCAGTTCATATCTCCTATGACAAACAAGAGAAATGATGAATATGGTGGCAATATACAAGGAAGAATTAAAATTCATTTAGAAGTTATTAAGGCAGTAAGAGAGGCTGTTGGAGAAGAGTTTCCTGTAGTGATTCGTCTTGGTGCTACAGATGACAATACTGTAGGATTAACATTGGATGATGCTGTTGAAGCCGCACTTAGTTTTGAAAAAGCTGGAGTGGATATGGTTGACATTTCAGGTGGAATGTGTGGTTATATACTTCAAAACAGCAATGAACAAGGATATTTTTCAACTCAATCTTATGAGATTAAGAAAGCCGTTAAAATTCCTGTAATATTAACAGGGGGAGTAACAGACCCTGTTAGTGCAGAAAGACTGCTTGAGGATGAAAAGGCAGATTTTATTGGTGTAGGCAGGGCTATATTGAAAGATTCTCTTTGGGCAAAAAATGCAGTAGAAAAATTACGAAATTAATGCTTTTCTGAATTTGGTTAGGAGCAATATGATGAAAGAAGACATATTTTTCAATGAAAACATGCCATTTTTTGTTAAGATACAGGCGATAAAAAGATATCCAATACATTGGCATGAAGATGTTACGGAAATATTGATTCCAATTAAAGGTACCATAAACGTTGTAGCAAATCATGAACGAGTATTAGTAAAAGAAAATGATTTTATTTTTATAAACAACAATTCTTTTCATTCTATACAAAGTAAAGAAGAAGCAATAGTTGCCAGTATTCATATAGACTTAAATTTTTTTGAAACAAAATATGAATTTATTAAATACATGTATTTCAGAAACAACATGTATTCTAAATACTATGCAAAAATTGAAAGTGACAATTTTGATTTTAGCAAAAAAGCTTCTAAAAAAATGTTTATGAATAAACTTATAGGAGTAATAATAGATACTGTTTCTAATAATGAATCATTAGCTAAAATTTCATATTTTTATATAGAGCAAATAGTTGAATCAATGGTAAAAGACTTCAACTGGCTTCAATTTCTTAAATCAGATAAAATTAAAAAAGAAAACCTTGATAGGTATTACAGGATTGTTAGATTCATTAGAGATAATATTAACAAAAAAATTTCGCTAAATGACATTATATCAATGGAATACATATCGAAAAACTATTTTTCTCATTTTTGGAAGGACCTTTGCGATTTTAGCTTTAGTGAAAGAGTAAATTTTGAGAAGGTTTTTGAATCTGAATTTATGTTACTTACCACAGACATGAACATCGCTTCCATTGCAGAAGAACTTAATTTTTCAGACGCAAAATATTACTACAATCATTTTAAAAAATGGTATGGTTGTACTCCATTAATGCACAGAAGGCGTTGTTTTTCTTATATGAAATCGGATATGGAATATTATAAACTGCCAAATGATAGGGCAGCTGAGCTTATTGTCGATTATATAAATTATCATTCTTTGTCATCATACGAAGATTTATCTAGATTTAGCTATGATAAATATACAATAATTGAAAGAATATTCTCATTAGATATAGATTTTTTCTCTAATGAAAATATGAGCATAGTATTAGACCTGTTTAAATATGTAAGAGTAGAAAATGATAATATAAAAATAAATTGGTATATTATATTTCAAACTATATTGATTTCTTATGCCAAAAATTTAGACATGACAGTAAAAATAGATTTTACTTATACAGATGAAATAGACTTTTTATCCGTAATAAGTGAATTTTTTAAGTTCAGTTTGTTTCATTTTGATAAAAGCATAATTAATAAGTGGGATTACTTCATTAAATATGATGAAAGTATTACTACAGATTATATTAAGAATATAAAGACAATAATTAAGAGCAACGTTGACAAGGCAACATTTAAATATTATTTTGAAATTTAATGCTAAAGATGTTGCAATTATAGATTTGTTGTATTAATAGATGTAGATAAAAAAACAGTATTCGACTTGTCGAATACTGTTTTTAAAATCACGTTGTATTTTCACCAAAAAGAGAAAATACACAAAATTATTACATGGCGTACTATTTTGACAACAATGATTCTGCTGCACTGTAACCAGCGAATCTTCCTGAATTTACAGACCAACCTAACATGCATCCAGGCATTGCTTCAATACCGTTTGCTCCGCCAACAACTTCTCCTGCTGCAAATAAGTTTGGAATAATTCCATCTGAATTACTTTTAACTTCTAAATCAGTATTTACATCAACACCACCAAGTGTAGTAGCAAAACGTAATCTTTGTTCTACTATATAGAATTTACTGTCTGTATCCAAAGTAAATAATTCTTCTCTACCAAATTCTGCATCTTCGCCAGCTTCAACCATTCCATTCCAATTAGAAACTGTATCTGCTAACACTGCTGAGTCAATACCTGCAAGCTCAGCTGCTTCCTCTAAAGTTCCACGAGTAAATATTGGTTTCCCACCTTCTTTACTAAACCATTCTTCCTGCTCTTCATAAGTTACGCGACCTGCAGGAGAAGGATAATCATTAACAAGTTCACTCCACATATCAAATGCCGTTTGATCCATTACCAAATATATCATTTGATCTGTTTGGGGAATCGTAGCTTTCTTAATAGAAACAAAATCTAAATTTTCATCCACAACACGCTGACCTTCTTTATTAACATAAATAGCACCTGTATTATTTGTAGTTGTTAAACAAGATGTAGGGTCAGCTCGTCCAGCATTTGTGCCTTCCATTGATATACCTTGCGGATACATTTTAGCATAATCCATAAGTACTAATTTAGCGCCAATTGCTTCTGCCATTTTGTGGCCATCTCCTGTAGATGAAGCAACACCGTAAAATACCGCATTAGCTATGTCATCAGTTAACATATCTAAATTATTTCCAAAGCCACCTGAAGCAAGAATAGTCTTTTTAGCTTTAATTGTTATTTCATTTCCATGCTTATCTTCAGCCTTAACTCCAGCTACAGCATCATCATCCATGATGAATTCAGTAGCTTTTGTTTCTAACAAAAGATTACCGCCAGCTTTTTCAAATTCATCTGCTAAAGTATTAGTTAACCCTGTAGAACCACCTTCTACAATAAAAAATCTTTGTACTGTATGTTCTGGAAAATCACTTGGGTATCTGTCATATATTGGCACATTTAGATCATTGATTAACCAATCCAAAGTTTCACCCATATTGTTAGCCATTAATCTTACTAACTCAGGATTATTTGTGTTTTCTCCACCTCTCATAATATCTTTATATATTAAATCTGGTGAATCACCTGTTAATCCAAGAGATTTTT
This region includes:
- the phnC gene encoding phosphonate ABC transporter ATP-binding protein, translating into MNKILSVNNVKKVYGNDTQALKGVSFDIYEGEFVVIIGLSGSGKSTLLRCINRLIAQSEGSIEFKGIKLESSNKKELRNVRREIGMIFQHYNLIDRLTVMQNVLHGRLGYMNNFCGIFDLYSQEDRIRTLEILKRVGLENEVLKRSDQLSGGQKQRVAISRAMAQNPSLMLADEPIASLDPISSGVVMDYLHNICTEDGISAIVSLHQVDFALKYATRIIGIREGLIVYDGKPENLSEEMINEIYKKNGSQSFADDKDEPVYKNAIAV
- the phnE gene encoding phosphonate ABC transporter, permease protein PhnE, whose product is MQFQLKHTKELIPLKKDSNLRTWLFWIVIIFITLATGYTTEFDVRKAILAMPGIFSFIAEDFLPPDITVVPKFMESLMDTFYMAFISTTTGAVISVVLALLCASPTSPYRVVEFTIRIIASALRNIPSLAWTIMLVPAFGIGKTVGLMALLIGAIGSMTRFFTETIEEIDMGNIEAIRSVGGSYWQVLKCGVLPQCYPGLIAWTLYNFELGIRASTIIGMVGGGGIGFYIQSTIKLFQYDQAMMAVLVVAIVVLIVEAASKKIRELIM
- the phnE gene encoding phosphonate ABC transporter, permease protein PhnE, whose product is MIKNTVTKNIDITSKKQKNFLRITILIVFIIYVISIVNLDLKLNLGLEYFLKAVDIMFRMIHFDLSEWNDVISAALTSLSVAVLATIISAVFAFFMSFIAASNVSNSFVSKVCKGVAAWIRAVPTIIWTLIFVAYLGLGPFPGVLGLSLHSFAYLLKAFSQSIEEVKKENIEALRATGASWVLVMTKAILPSIVTSLISWIALRFEINVAESSILGFVGAGGIGHEVSSNMRGFQFEKAGFVVLVVFLMSFGIEMIFHRFKLNVDKNQFK
- a CDS encoding phosphonate C-P lyase system protein PhnG — translated: MNKSIMFKILAKSSRKEIIELSENIQRNHEVLVIKEPAKTLVMVKMHEPVANSKFYLGEVIACESLVKIDGKSGMAVTAGDDFDKVLAMAIIDAAYNAKVPEIDWLTEKLNEMNKIIDDKEKRESAIHLKTKVNFRNMGGNDYGTK
- the phnH gene encoding phosphonate C-P lyase system protein PhnH, which translates into the protein MVQNSITFDYVHDCQETFRLMLHAISNPGEIVNIKNHSDKLKDDFSHMLLLAVTLLDKETSYCVLDNEELDKLIAQLTYAYYKDENADYIFVSEKYSYEKMIDILIKSSPGTLVNPHANTTLIICDDMLGNPISLCLEGPGIKDSKTIEVSDYIKQWISTRDLMEYEYPLGVDLFFITKEGELLSIPRKVKMKG
- a CDS encoding carbon-phosphorus lyase complex subunit PhnI — encoded protein: MAYVAVAGGQEAIEESIKLLKYYRTEGNNELEIDTIKDKMKLLVDRVMSEAGFYAPDYAALALKQCEGSLEEAVFLIRAYRSTLSRNYYSNTVYTENMRIIRRISAAFKDIPGGQILGPTYDYTHRLLNFDIINETKEEKEQLRKSYDDVEYEDITFTRVSDLLRNENLLEDTEDILSKPFDVTLNNLTFPAPRSAILQTMARADTGYISGLAYSSLRGFGSVHPTVGELRTGWVSVEVPYMLSEGESIYVGEILVTEVESFVSASKKTNNEHDEIKVGIGYGCVFGRNETKAISMSILDRALKIEGDSPVNDEEFVLLHGDSLEMNGFLSHLKLPHYVTFQSKLDQLRKKKGE
- a CDS encoding alpha-D-ribose 1-methylphosphonate 5-phosphate C-P-lyase PhnJ, producing MTEYNQHYNFAFLDENSKREIRRAVLKAVSIPGYQVPFGSRELPIGRGWGTGGLQITLSLIGRTDCLKVIDQGSDDSVNAVSIKKLVAITTGVETTTDSEYATLIQSRHRIPEERLRNNQIMILQVPNPEPLRSVSPSNKISKKLHSEAEYSGIWLNFYEEILKYGHTVTGADHPVMVSGRYVMNPSPIPRFDNPKIHQSDCLILFGAGREKRIYAVPPYTNTSSLAFEDYPFEIENVEGRSCKFCNATGVYFDEVFDSETNEHYFQCSDSGYCNKRRNKKEDV
- a CDS encoding ATP-binding cassette domain-containing protein → MNNPKEILKVKDLEVKFGDGCVYCLNGGVLDKGHCPHCHTVWALNKVSFDLYEGEILGIVGESGSGKSTLLRAVYFDRKINGGEAYISDYGNGKVNIFDISSQKKRYIRNSLMGMVYQNPIMGLRMNFSNGGNISEKLIAAGSRKADSMTKRAKYLLSHVEVPVSRIKEEPRNFSGGMQQRVQISKALANNPPILLLDEVTTGLDLSVQARVLDLIKGIQQELGIAMIVVSHDLSVIRMMADRTLVMLEGRIIEEGLTDQILEDPAEEFTQTLVHSLL
- a CDS encoding alpha-D-ribose 1-methylphosphonate 5-triphosphate diphosphatase → MKKQLQYILNVNIIAPETVLNNYGIIIKDDRILEVLPMDNLVVSEINNNSNIYYGEGAYVSAGFIDIHSDNIETVVQPRPTSVIDFRLALSEHEKQLVNQGITTMYHSLSFLRAEGATMRDKEVRKPKKMREMAELIKTLHEENHLIRHRFHCRYDIRNCEGYDTLMDYIDNDYVHLLSFIDHTPGQGQYRNLIGYRENLLNHQPNLGEKQIDSLIEKRMAVPKLSQDKIEKTATLAYNKGIPIASHDDDSEAKVEFVNSILKAYISEFPVELSIARKAKEEGMYIVVGAPNVLIGKSHSGNLTAIEAILDGSADIMVSDYYPSAMLHAVFKLYLQYNVPLWKSMNMVTLNPSKAVGIDKDFGSVEKGKKADLLLIKLIDEKPAITKVFVDGQLVSELNYRRLKYA